GCAGCGAGCTGGTGAGTCTGGCGCTAGTGAACGAGGATGGAGATCGTCATTTCTACGCCGAGCGAGCCATCCTGCCCGACGCCCCCACCGATTTCGTTCGTCAAAGCGTCTACCCGCTGCTCGACCGCGGCGGCGTAGCCTTGCCTGATGCCGCCCTGACCACCAAGCTGCGCGCCTTCCTGAACGAGACCGACGCGCCAGCGGTGATCGCGGATTTCCCGAACGACCTTCAGCTGCTGCGGTATGCCTTGGATGGGTTTGACTTGCCTGATGACCAAGTCGCTGCATGCGGGCCCCGGCCGGCCCCGGTCATGACACGCATGTCGAAGGAAGGCCTTCCGGGACTGCTGGTCGAGGATTGGTTCGCAGCCCATCCGGAACATAGGGCCAGACGCCATCATGCCCTGGTGGACGCGCAGGCCTTGCGGATGGCTTGGCTAGTATCGACCGACCGCGTCCCAGCTCCCGCGTGGGCCCACTCCTACCGTCGCGCCCGGGGATAGTAGCTTGGTGTCGATCCCGGTATGCTTGCCCTATGACCCGCCTGAGCCCGCTCGACCCTCGAATACCGGCGTGATCGCTTCGATCGATCACGCCCCTGTTGCTCATGTTGGTCAGAGCGCCGGCCTTATACCCCGGTGAGAGCACGCGCCAGATAAGCGCGTACACGTCGGTTCGATTCCGACCAGGGGCACCACTCGGACGGAAGCCTCAGGTCTCTGGGTGCAGCGATCGAGGCTATGCGGCTTTACAGCTGTAACGATAGCTGTGATTGCTGCCTGGGACTGAAGCCTGATCCCGCCGTTAAGGAATTGGAGGGGATCTGTTCCCGCCGCCGCCGCTGGTATTGCATGCGCCAAGAAGCAGTTTGGGGATAGCATCGACTTACAACTGATTGCGACCCCTCTCCATAAAATGCTGCGGTGGTGATTTCGTTCTGACTCAGGACATCACCGCGTCCTCGATCTTGCGCCGCCCGGGCGGATCCAACAAGCTGCTTTCACTTTCGAGTTGCGTTGCGAGACATGACACGGATCACTTGGACGTTTCCCGATGGTTGGAGTTGAGCCGTCTGCCTCATTCGCTCACCACTGGGATAACGTCAAAGATGGATTTGTTACCGAACACAATCCACTCCGATTCCGAAATCGGTGGCCGGCACCGTTGGGCATAGAGCGCAGCGGGCATTACTAACGGATCCAGTCGAGACGTTGCCGCATCTTCGGGATCCATTATTAGCACTTCGATCGCACGAGAACGATGTTGGGCGATGTGTTCGCGGTGAGCTGCCAGCC
This is a stretch of genomic DNA from Stenotrophomonas rhizophila. It encodes these proteins:
- a CDS encoding 3'-5' exoribonuclease, which gives rise to MATAYYFLDTEWADVTGSELVSLALVNEDGDRHFYAERAILPDAPTDFVRQSVYPLLDRGGVALPDAALTTKLRAFLNETDAPAVIADFPNDLQLLRYALDGFDLPDDQVAACGPRPAPVMTRMSKEGLPGLLVEDWFAAHPEHRARRHHALVDAQALRMAWLVSTDRVPAPAWAHSYRRARG